The Pocillopora verrucosa isolate sample1 chromosome 2, ASM3666991v2, whole genome shotgun sequence genome has a segment encoding these proteins:
- the LOC131782490 gene encoding translation initiation factor eIF2B subunit alpha: MKHVSKRKMDNEEAVAFFKKCMVDDPGMSTAVAAIQTLLEVMNQNSAETLSELRDNLQQVIDVLTKTEGSVASISSGCELFLRFITLASLDNPDFQECKRVLVERGQLYLKRAASARNRIAKLCDAFIKDGATILTHSRSRVVLEILKVATEQKKRFNVYVTESAPDKSGYEMHDQLKQFGIPSTVILDAAVGYMMEKVDLVLMGAEGVVESGGIINKVGTYQMAVMTKAVNKPFYVVAESFKFVRLYPLNQEDVPNHFKYSGSSSSEDSHPIVDYTPPSYITLLFTDLGVLTPSAVSDELIKLYL, from the exons ATGAAGCATGTATCGAAGAGAAAGATGGACAACGAAG AGGCTGTAGCGTTCTTCAAAAAATGTATGGTGGACGACCCAGGCATGTCGACGGCTGTAGCTGCTATACAAACTCTGTTAGAAGTTATGAATCAAAACTCGG CTGAAACACTCTCTGAACTCAGAGATAATCTTCAACAAGTCATTGATGTTTTGACCAAAACAGAAGGCTCAGTAGCTTCCATATCCTCAGGATGTGAACTCTTCCTCAGATTTATAACACTTGCCTCCCTGGACAACCCA GATTTTCAAGAATGTAAAAGAGTTCTGGTTGAAAGAG GTCAGCTGTACCTGAAAAGAGCTGCCTCAGCCAGGAATAGAATTGCCAAACTTTGTGATGCATTTATTAAAGATGGAGCT ACAATTCTTACTCACTCCCGATCCAGAGTTGTgttggaaattttgaaagtggCTACTGAACAGAAGAAGCGCTTTAATGTTTATGTAACAGAGTCAGCTCCTGATAAATCTGG ATATGAGATGCATGATCAGTTAAAACAGTTTGGAATTCCCTCCACAGTGATCCTAGATGCAGCAGTTGG TTACATGATGGAAAAAGTTGACTTGGTCCTTATGGGCGCAGAAGGTGTGGTAGAGAGTGGTGGAATTATTAATAAA GTTGGCACATATCAGATGGCAGTTATGACCAAAGCGGTCAACAAACCATTCTATGTGGTGGCAGAAAGTTTCAAGTTCGTTCGACTTTATCCACTTAATCAAGAAGACGTACCGAACCACTTTAAG TACTCAGGAAGTTCTTCCAGTGAGGATAGTCATCCAATAGTTGACTATACTCCGCCATCTTACATCACCCTGCTGTTCACAGATCTTGGAGTTCTAACGCCTTCTGCTGTCAGCGATGAGCTGATTAAACTTTATTTATGA